The genomic window GTACTGCCCATTAACACCCTGCCTATTAGCCGGCAGCTGGGCTATATTCATCACCCAGAACGAACACTATCTAACGCGGCCAAAGCATTTATCGATCTATTACAAGCAGCTAAAGGAACATAATAAATGAAGGAATTATTACTAGTACGTCATGCCAAATCCAGTTGGAAAGATGACTCACTGGCTGACTTTGATCGACCTTTAAATAAACGGGGTAAAAAAACCGCGCCATTAATGGGGCAACTATTAGCCGACAAACATTGGCAGCCTGATCGTGTATTTGCCAGCCCAGCAGCCCGAACCAAAGCCACCGCCGAATTATTATTACCTGCGTTAGCTATTCCCCCCGACCAGATTGACTGGTACCCATCACTTTATGATGCCTCAGTAAAAGCCATTTTTAATGCCATTAAACAAGCACCTGCTGCTTGCCAGCGATTAATGATTATTGGCCATAACCCCGGCATTGAAGAAACCATTGAAGCCCTAGATCCCAAATTCAGCGAAATGATTCCCACCTGCTGTGTTACTCGTATTCGCTGTAATATTAAAAACTGGCAAGAAATCACTAAAAAATGCGGAGAGGTAATGGACTGTTTAAAACCCAAAGAGGTGCTAGTAGAGCTTATTTGAATGCTTCATTAATTTTGAATAATGTCTATTGGGGAGTGAAAGCCAGCCTAAAAATAACCAAATAACCAAATAACCAAAGATAGAGGCTGAAAAAGTGAAATATCAGTTGTGTCGCTGGCATCTATCTTTGGTTAGTAAAGACCACAAACTTTTGGATAACACTAAAAACTCTTTAATAGCACGTTCAATCAAATAACGCTAACCCTTTGATGCAACACCAAACCCTGACTTTTTTATATTGTTTTTCGCGAAAAAATACAGCAAACAACGAAAACCGAATAAATAACAACCCGACCTAATGGGATTCATTTTATTTATTCCAAACCAATATGAGAGGTACGTTTACACAAAAAAGTGATCTGTATAGTATCTAACCTTCACAGTGCGCACTTAATTAAATAAATAATACAACTGGTTTGAAGGTGTACCATGGCTTTATTTAATATTAAAAAGCGCATTGCTTTTTTTGTTTTATTAGTACCACTTTCTCTTTTATTTTCCTCCGTTTCCAGTGCTGCCAACTCACTTCGAGTGATGACTTTTAATATCATGCAATTAGGTTATCAAGACTGGGACCAAAGTAATCGGCTTCAACATACACCCAATGCTATTCGACAATTAAGCAACTTACCTGATGTCATTATTTTTAATGAAGCGTTTACTGATAGTGCTTATTCAACCATTACCTCTCATTTAGCAGACCTATACCCCTATAGCACCCCGGTAGTCGGACAAAATTGCTCTGGCTATGGTTGGAATTCCTTGAATGGCAATTGCTCCAATGGTGTCGTTGTGATTAGAGGCGGCGTATTCATTATGAGTCGCTATCCAATTACGGAGCAACATGCTTATGTCTATCGAACCTCCCATTCTAAAACCTGGGACTATTGGGCTAATAAAGGCGCTGCGTTAGTTAAAATTAATAAAAATGGCATGACATATAATGTGGTTGGTACCCATTTACAAGCCGATGAAAATGATGCACCAGATGCCCATACTTATCGCATGAATCAACTAAAAGAAATGAATAGCTGGATTAAAAATACATTGCGGGTACCTGCATACCAGCCAGTAATTATTGCCGGGGATCTAAATGTAGAATTTAGTAAGTCCCACCATGTCAATGAGATGAAGGCAGCTTGCCAATGTCAACTTAATTATACTCAATCAAACTATGGCTCTTTTTCTTCCAGCACCAACTGGGTAGCAAAAGCCAATGCTTATTCCAGTGGGTTCAGTCTGTTTTACAATGACACCTTAGATTATGTGATGAGTCATAACGACTATCGGCAGCCTCGTAGCACCACCAATATGGAAGTCATCCCATTAAAGTCTAACCAAAGCTGGTACTGGAGCTATTTAAGAGGTAGCTGGGGACATGGTATTTACAGTAATGGTTACTATAGCGACCTATCAGACCATTACCCTGTTGTTAGCACTTTTCACTTTTAATGAAGCTTTTAATAATCACTTTCAGCAAAAAAGCCACCTTATAATAAGGGTGGCTTTTTTTGTAAAATAAATTCAAATACACACAAAACGTCTTATTATTTAATCTCTCCAGAAATTACCGGCGTTGGCGATACAACATCGGCATTTTGAGCCCGATGGCGCAGCCAGTGATCCATTAATACCAGCGCCAACATAGCTTCAGCAATGGGTGTCGCTCGGATACCAACACAAGGGTCATGACGCCCTTTGGTCACGACTTCAATGGGTTGACCATGAATATCGACACTTTTCCCAGGCAAATGCAAGCTGGACGTCGGTTTTAAAGCCATCCGGGCTACAATGGTTTGCCCAGTGGAAATACCGCCCAATACGCCACCCGCATGATTTGATAAAAAGCCTTCTGGGGTTATTTCATCCCGATGTTCAGTGCCTTTTTGATTGACCACGGCAAAGCCATCACCTATTTCCACCCCTTTAACGGCATTAATACTCATTAAAGCATGGGCAATATCCGCATCTAGCCGGTCGAAAATAGGTTCCCCTAAACCGGGAATTAACCCTGACGCCATTACAGTGACTTCTGCACCGATGGAATCCCCCGACTTTCTTAGCGCTTGCATATAGTCTTCAAGCTGAGGGATTTTGTCAGGGTCAGCGGAAAAAAACGGGTTTTGGTTAACCCCACTCATATCCACACAATTCAGCGCAATTGGACCTAATTGAGATAAGTAGCCCTGAACAATAACCCCTTGCTGGGCCAGGTATTTTTTGGCAATAGCCCCCGCAGCAACTCGCATGGCTGTTTCTCTGGCAGACGAGCGACCACCCCCCCGGTAATCACGAAAGCCATATTTTTGGGTATAGGTATAGTCTGCATGGCCAGGGCGAAATTGATCTTTAATATTGGAATAGTCTTTTGAACGCTGATCGGTATTTTCAATCACCAGCCCAATCGGCGTGCCTGTGGTTTTACCCTCAAACACCCCCGATAGAATTTTTACCTGATCGGGCTCCCGACGCTGAGTAGTAAATTTAGACGTACCCGGCTTACGGCGATCCAGTTCCAATTGCAAATCGGCTTCACTGATTGGCAGCCCTGGAGGACAACCATCAACTATACAGCCCAAAGCAGGGCCATGACTTTCACCAAAGGTAGTAACCGTAAATAACTTACCAAATGTGTTTCCTGACATTTTTTATACCTAAACTGCCTTCTTATTAACTAAAATAAACATAGCCAAAGCGAGTGGCTTTTAGGGAGCTAACCTGCTACTGCAAGGTTAGCGATAGCAACACTAACTGTTTTAAAGAGCGCTAGCTGGGCCGTCAAGCAACGAGGCCCCATGAGCCTATGCATAATAGGTAATTGGGGCGAGGAGTGACGACAACAAACCTTAAAAGTCATTCGGGCAGGATAGCTTGAAATACTGGCTGATACTGCTTGCAGTCTGCAGCACTTAATACAAAAACACCATGCCCACCCTGTTCAAACTCCACCCAGGTAAACGGCACCTGTGGAAACTGTTCTTCTAACGCCCACTGGCTGTTACCCACTTCTACCACTAATAGCCCATCATCCGTTAAATAATCAGCCGCTTTTGCTAAAATGTGTTTGGCTAAGTCTAACCCATCGGCACCCGCTTCTAACCCTAATGCTGGCTCATGATGGAATTCAGCAGGCATATCTGCCATATCTTCAGCATCCACATAAGGGGGGTTGCTCACGATCAGTTGATAACGCTGCTGAGATAATGCTTGATATAAATCAGATTGCACCAATGATACCCGATGGTTTAACTCATGCTGGTCAACATTAACGGTCGCCACCTGTAGTGCATCTGTTGAAATATCCACTATATCCACTTGCGCGTCTGGAAACGCATAGGCACTGGCAATACCAATACAGCCACTGCCTGCACATAAATCCAGCACTCGATCAACAGAGTTAGCGACCAGCCAAGGGCGAAACTGATTGTTAATTAATTCAGCGATGGGTGAGCGCGGCACCAATACCCGCTCATCGACATAAAAAGGTAGCCCACAAAACCAAGCCTGATTAACCAAATAGGCTGTTGGAGTTCGCTGCTCAATTCGCTGGTGAATTAAAGAAGCGACATGCTGCTTTTCATCATCGGTTAAATGACAGTCAAATAGTGGCTGCTCTATATCCCATGGCAGTGCCAAACTTTGTAGCACCAAATGCACAGCTTCATCCCAACTGTTATCTGCACCATGACCATAAAACAAATCGGCCTGATTAAAACGGCTATAGGCCCAGCGGATAAAATCTCGGATGGTAGATAACCCTTGAAACGATGGGGCTTGTTGTAGCTGCACAAAAATACTCCAGCAAAAAATGATCTATTTTAAAAGGTAGCCTTGAGCGAAAGCATTAGAGCCGCTATTGTAGCGCAATTTAGATATCTTGTATTAAAGCAGTATGCCAAAGCAGCCGAAAAATCCCTCAGCCCCTTCTTTACCAGCCAATGAAATTGCAGAGTTTTTGGCAGCGGTGCATGATGTAGATATTGTTTTTCAGCCAGCTACTGTCGCTATTCCCTCAGCACTACCAGAACCTTCAGATACTCAGCAAGCTAAACAGCAAGCAGCAACCATCGACACCAATGGCGTCGCTGTAGATGGCTTGTCTGAGGGTTATGTGCCATTAATTGGGCCAGAGGAAAAGGTAGAGTATTACCAGCCAGGTATCCAGCTTGGTCACTTTCAACAATTGAAGCAAGGTAAGTTTTCAGTTGACTATCAGCTCGACTTACACGGCTATCGTATTGATGAAGCCCGCAAGCTTGTCGTTGAGTTTTTGCAGTTTTGCCAGCGGCAAGGCTATCGTTGTGTCAAAGTCATTCATGGTAAATCCCATCGCAACTTTGGTAAACGTCCTACTTTAAAAAGCTACCTGAATACCTGGCTCAGGCAGTTACCCAATGTAATTGCTTTTTGTACCACCCCTGCTCATGCGGGTGGCAATGGTTCAATGTTCGTTCTCCTTAAAAAAAGAGGAGGCCGTAAAAGCCAAAAAAACACTTTACCCGCTAGTTAGCTTAACGTAGGGTATGCCTTCAAATTTAGGCAAGGTTACATCATGGAACAGGCATTTAGTAAAATTATCGAAGCCATTGGCGAAGATGTCAGCCGCCCCGGTTTAAAAGACACTCCAGCGCGTGCTGCCAAAGCAATGCAGTTTTTAACTCGCGGCTATCAACAAAGTCTTGAAGAAGTCGTTAATAACGCATTGTTTCCTTCTGATAACGATGAAATGGTGTTAGTAAAAGACATCGAGCTTTATTCTCTTTGTGAACATCACCTGTTGCCTTTTATTGGCAAGTGCCATGTCGCCTACTTACCAACGGGCAACGTCTTAGGTTTATCTAAAGTTGCCCGCATTGTTGATATGTTTGCCCGCCGCCTGCAAATTCAAGAAAACATGACCCGGCAAATTGCCGAAACCATCGCGCAAGTGACTAATGCCAAAGGGGTTGCCGTGGTAATTGAAGCCAAGCATATGTGTATGATGATGCGAGGCGTTGAAAAACAAAACTCTGTGATGAAAACATCTGTGATGCTGGGACAATTCAGAAAAAGTGAAAATACCCGCTTTGAGTTTTTATCGCTGATTAAAGATTAAGTAAGACGAAATATTTTCGCAAAAGCTATTCCCCCTTTTGATAAGAGGGTGTCGCAAAACTACTATAAATCAAGTCCCTTCTCCCCAGCCCTCTCCCAGAGGGAGAGGGCGCTAAATATAACTTTCGCGACGCCAACAGAAGAAGAAGGCACTAGCAGTGTAGTTTTACCTCCCCCTAACTACCGAATCACCACTTTGCAGCCATTTCCATTATTCTTCCCACCATTTTCCCGTTGATGAGCTTCAAACCGATCCAGCGCATCCCTAGCAATCACCTGTCCCATTTGAATTAACTCTGGCCCTTTATGAAACTCATAAAAACGGCAAATACTTTTGGGAATACCAATTAAAATATCCGGTGGGTGTGCAGCCAGTTTATAGCGGGTTAATGCACCCTGCATGGTTTCTAGCGATTCATTAATAATATCCAACATACCCCGCTTTAACACTGGCTCATCAGCCCCTTCTACTACACTGGTAAACTCATCTTTACGCGATTCACGAAACCCTTGAGTACGCAACTTTAACTGGGCAAACCAGCGGTCAAGTGCGGTAGGTGCCTGGGGCTGAACCACTACCTGTTTATTAGTGGGCAGATCAAGCTCATTATCAGCAGCGCTTAAGTCAACTGCAACAATTAAGTCACTATGGGCAGATACCGTCGGGGCAATAGGCAACGGGTTTAATACGCCACCATCGACAAACAGTCGCGATCCAATGCGAACGGGAGTAAAAATACTGGGTATGGCAATGGAAGCACGTATAGCTTCAAGCAAGGGGCCAGACTGAAACCACACCTCACGTTGTGCTTCTAAGTCGGTAGCAACTGCCGTATAAAGAATGGGCAGTGATTCAATGGTGCAGTCACCCACCATGTCCCGCAATACATCAAATACCTTATTGCCTTTTAAAGCCCCCTGACCTTTTAAGCGCAAATCCAGCAACCTCACCACATCAAGCGTATTTAACTCACTTACCCAGGCTTCAAAATCAGGCAATTTGCCAGCGGCATAAATACCACCCACTAATGCCCCCATTGAACAGCCAGCGATACATTGAATCTGATAACCTCGACTGGTCAATTCTTCTATTACACCAATATGGGCATAACCTCTTGCTCCACCACTACCCAACACTAAAGAAACAGTTTTTTGCGTATTAGCGATGGTAACGATTTCTTGTCTACTACTACTCATAGGGGTTTACATTGTTTCATAAGATAGCTGTTGTTATTCACTCAACCAGTGACGGACTTCATCAGCAATTTTTCCTACGGTTTCCTGCTCTAGATGAAAATGATGATGACCTGGAACCACTATACAGGCTGCTTCAGCCAGCCAGTGATTAGCACATTGTTGTAGCTTATCGGGAAATAGCCCTTGTTCTGCCACCAGTAATAAAAGTTTAGCCTGAATTGCCTGAATAAAAGCACCCGCTTGCTTTTCTGTTAAGCGCCAACGTGAAGGTAATTTTAAACGGGAATCATAACGCCAGCGATAACTTCCCCCTGTCACCGGCTCAAGTCCATAAGCGGTTAACAGCCAGGCTGCTTCAAAAGATAATTTGCCTTGCAACTGTCTTACTTTTACCGCTTGCCTGATCGATTCATAGCTACGGCTTGATTTTACTAAAATAGGCTCTTGCTCTAGGGTTTTACGCAACTGTTGAGGTGTATCTTCATCACGGCAGGTAAATGGGATCAGCCCATCTAATAAGATTAGCCGCGTTACTTTTTCCGGGTAACAGCCTGCATACATAGCTGAGACAATAGCACCTAATGAGTGTCCCATTAATGAGGCCTGCTCAATATTCAACCCCGTTAATATAGAGCGAATATCAGCCACATAATCCCACAATAAATAGGCACCTTCTCCCGTTCTGAAATGGCTCTTGCCATGCCCAGTTAAATCCACGGCAATAATATGCTGGTCTGGTAGCTGGGTGGCTAACTGGGCAAAACTGGCTGCATTATCCAACCAGCCATGAAAAGCCAGCCAAGGCGCTTTATCGGCTGGCCCCCATGCTAACCCTGCCCAAGTCTGTCCTTGGTGTTTTATGGTTATCGGTCGTGCTGAATTTAGCGTCGCCTCAATTAACGGGGATACCAGGCCTGAGCTGTTGTATTGCATGAATGATTTGTCCTGCTGTGCCAGTAGGGTCTTCCAAGGGAAACATGTGGCTACCTGCCACTTCACGTACGTAAAAATTTCGCTGCCGACGCATCATAGACACTTGATGTCGTCTTATGACATCGCTTTGTTTTCCATAAAGCAACGCGGTTGGCACTTTATAGTGTTTGCTGAGCTTAATATGGGGAATAGTCCGATAGATAGAGACTTCTATTTCAGGGTCGTACCTTAAGGTAACACCTGTATTATGATCAACCAACCCATGTTCAACATAATCATCCAGGCACTGCTCTGTAAACTGGGCAAATAAAGACCGCTCTGTAAAATACTGCTTGGCTTCTTCCCTGTTCAGCCAAAGACTTTTTCTACCTTTGGTTCGCCCCGCCGGCGTAATCTTATCAATCAGCCCCAGCCGTTTTGCCAGATTAACGATTGAGCAGTCCAGGGCGGTTAATACCGGTGAGTCTAATAAAATCACTGCCTTAAATAAGTGGGGCTGTTGCTCTGCAGCAAAAGCAGATAACACCCCACCTAATGAGTGGCCAACCGCTATCACTGGCCGCTGATGGCGTTGCTTGATGGTTTCAATTAGCTCATCCACCAGCCCCAGCCAGTTATCGGCAACAGGAAAGCGTGGGTTATGGCCATGCAAAGACAAATAACCAACACTAAAACCTAGTTGTTCTAGTGCTTGAAATAACGCTTGATAGGTTTCACCAGGGAAACCATTCGCATGAGAAAAGTGAATAGGAGTCAAAATGCTGCTCCGCTAACATACAATCATTTAAAACACATGTTAGCTTACTACAAATCAAGCTTGCTTTATCTATTTTTGACTCACTAGTGCTATATCCCTCACTAAAGCTACATCTTAACACTGCAATAGGTACTACACCCGAAGCTGTTTGAGCAAGCGACAACACCCAGCAGCTATCACTTCAGCTTCAAGGGCCACTACATCAGCTGTCATATAAGTAAAAGTGCGCTGCTGATGTCCCTCAACCAGTAAGCTGGTCAATACAGCCACGAGCGGCAAATGACTCACCACTAATAAACAGCCTGTGTCGAGCATGAGTTCACCCGATTTTGCTTTTGCATCAAGTGTTTGTAGTACAACCTGAGGAGAGTCATTTGGGGTTAACGAGTCCAGTGTGTTTACCCTAACCTCTGGCGCTATTGCTTGTGCCACTAGTTCCGCGGTTTGCTGAGCACGTTGCAAAGGGCTGGCGATAATTTGATCTGGAATAAACTGTGTCTGCAACAACTGACTTGCCTGTTGTTGTACTTGTTGTACTCCTTGCGGAGTCAATGCTCTTTCGTCATCAGGCAAAGTCATGACGGCATCACCATGCCGCATAATCAATAGTTGTATCATTATTTATATATCAGTTCTGCCTACCAGTTGTTCTGCTATCTATCAGCGGCTGGCTTTTCGCTATCAACTAAAGGTTGTTTTAAATGAGCTGAAGGCTGCTCTAATTCAGCTGAAAGCTCCGGCCAATCCTGAAAAGGAAAAGGCTTCTCATCGGTTTTGTAAGTAATAAACTGCAGAATTTGCAAGATAAACCGATTAACACCATCAGCAAACTGGATCAGCTTTTGGTTGGGCTCGCCGGTAAACAGTGCAAATAGTATTTGAATTATCACTACAAATAGCACTACCAACTCTGCTACTTGATAGGCTATCCCATAAAGTACGATAAACAACACCCGTAGCCATTGAGAGTCTGACTTAATATTCTGTTTTACCGATTGATCCATTTATTGCCTCGCTAATAGTTCTGTGACACTAAAGTCAACATCTGTCTTTTGCTCGCCCAGCATTAAGCTACGAACCACTTTTTCAACCGGTTGCTTCATCACCACCACCTCATAAAGACCCGACACCAGTGGCATATAAACCCCTACTTGATCCGCTTTATCCTTCACCAACTGTAGCGTATTGACACCTTCTGCTACTTGGCCTAATGCGGTTTCCGCCTCTTCCAATGATTTGCCCTGACCTAATGCCATACCCACCTGAAAATTTCGACTGAGTGGCGACATACAAGTCACTATTAAATCGCCTACTCCAGCCAAGCCAATAAAGGTCATGGGATTTGCCCCCATGTTCACAGCAAATCGACTCATTTCAGCCAACGCCCGGGTAATCAACATGCTTTTGGTATTCGCCCCCATTCCCATTGCTTCGGCCATACCTGCCACAATGGCATAAATATTTTTCAACGCTCCACCTAGCTCTACCCCAAACATGTCGTCATTACCATACACCCGAAAATAGTCGCAATGTAATACTGACTGAACCAACTGACGTAGCTCGTTATCTGCACTGGCAATTACTGTCGCCGTTAGGCCCTTTGCCATGATTTCTTTTGCCAGGTTAGGTCCACTCAACACACCGACCCGCGCGGTGGGAATTTCCTGCTGAAGAATTTGGCTCATCAACATAAAGCTGTCAGCCTCAATACCTTTGGTAGTACTGACAATGTACTTACCCGCCAGTTGTTGCTGAATTGGATGAATAGTGTTACGAAATGCTTTACTAGGCGTTGCAATAAACACCAGTTCAGCATCTGCCACTGTTTGAACAGGATCTGTCGTCGCAATTAGCGCAGGGTGTAATGGGTAATCAGGAAAATAACGATTATTCACATGTTGATGATTAATATGATCGGCTAATTGTTGATCACGCAACCACAACTTGACCTGATGACCGTT from Spartinivicinus poritis includes these protein-coding regions:
- a CDS encoding SixA phosphatase family protein; translated protein: MKELLLVRHAKSSWKDDSLADFDRPLNKRGKKTAPLMGQLLADKHWQPDRVFASPAARTKATAELLLPALAIPPDQIDWYPSLYDASVKAIFNAIKQAPAACQRLMIIGHNPGIEETIEALDPKFSEMIPTCCVTRIRCNIKNWQEITKKCGEVMDCLKPKEVLVELI
- a CDS encoding sphingomyelin phosphodiesterase; translation: MALFNIKKRIAFFVLLVPLSLLFSSVSSAANSLRVMTFNIMQLGYQDWDQSNRLQHTPNAIRQLSNLPDVIIFNEAFTDSAYSTITSHLADLYPYSTPVVGQNCSGYGWNSLNGNCSNGVVVIRGGVFIMSRYPITEQHAYVYRTSHSKTWDYWANKGAALVKINKNGMTYNVVGTHLQADENDAPDAHTYRMNQLKEMNSWIKNTLRVPAYQPVIIAGDLNVEFSKSHHVNEMKAACQCQLNYTQSNYGSFSSSTNWVAKANAYSSGFSLFYNDTLDYVMSHNDYRQPRSTTNMEVIPLKSNQSWYWSYLRGSWGHGIYSNGYYSDLSDHYPVVSTFHF
- the aroC gene encoding chorismate synthase translates to MSGNTFGKLFTVTTFGESHGPALGCIVDGCPPGLPISEADLQLELDRRKPGTSKFTTQRREPDQVKILSGVFEGKTTGTPIGLVIENTDQRSKDYSNIKDQFRPGHADYTYTQKYGFRDYRGGGRSSARETAMRVAAGAIAKKYLAQQGVIVQGYLSQLGPIALNCVDMSGVNQNPFFSADPDKIPQLEDYMQALRKSGDSIGAEVTVMASGLIPGLGEPIFDRLDADIAHALMSINAVKGVEIGDGFAVVNQKGTEHRDEITPEGFLSNHAGGVLGGISTGQTIVARMALKPTSSLHLPGKSVDIHGQPIEVVTKGRHDPCVGIRATPIAEAMLALVLMDHWLRHRAQNADVVSPTPVISGEIK
- the prmB gene encoding 50S ribosomal protein L3 N(5)-glutamine methyltransferase; this translates as MQLQQAPSFQGLSTIRDFIRWAYSRFNQADLFYGHGADNSWDEAVHLVLQSLALPWDIEQPLFDCHLTDDEKQHVASLIHQRIEQRTPTAYLVNQAWFCGLPFYVDERVLVPRSPIAELINNQFRPWLVANSVDRVLDLCAGSGCIGIASAYAFPDAQVDIVDISTDALQVATVNVDQHELNHRVSLVQSDLYQALSQQRYQLIVSNPPYVDAEDMADMPAEFHHEPALGLEAGADGLDLAKHILAKAADYLTDDGLLVVEVGNSQWALEEQFPQVPFTWVEFEQGGHGVFVLSAADCKQYQPVFQAILPE
- a CDS encoding Smr/MutS family protein; amino-acid sequence: MPKQPKNPSAPSLPANEIAEFLAAVHDVDIVFQPATVAIPSALPEPSDTQQAKQQAATIDTNGVAVDGLSEGYVPLIGPEEKVEYYQPGIQLGHFQQLKQGKFSVDYQLDLHGYRIDEARKLVVEFLQFCQRQGYRCVKVIHGKSHRNFGKRPTLKSYLNTWLRQLPNVIAFCTTPAHAGGNGSMFVLLKKRGGRKSQKNTLPAS
- the folE gene encoding GTP cyclohydrolase I FolE yields the protein MEQAFSKIIEAIGEDVSRPGLKDTPARAAKAMQFLTRGYQQSLEEVVNNALFPSDNDEMVLVKDIELYSLCEHHLLPFIGKCHVAYLPTGNVLGLSKVARIVDMFARRLQIQENMTRQIAETIAQVTNAKGVAVVIEAKHMCMMMRGVEKQNSVMKTSVMLGQFRKSENTRFEFLSLIKD
- a CDS encoding patatin-like phospholipase family protein, which gives rise to MSSSRQEIVTIANTQKTVSLVLGSGGARGYAHIGVIEELTSRGYQIQCIAGCSMGALVGGIYAAGKLPDFEAWVSELNTLDVVRLLDLRLKGQGALKGNKVFDVLRDMVGDCTIESLPILYTAVATDLEAQREVWFQSGPLLEAIRASIAIPSIFTPVRIGSRLFVDGGVLNPLPIAPTVSAHSDLIVAVDLSAADNELDLPTNKQVVVQPQAPTALDRWFAQLKLRTQGFRESRKDEFTSVVEGADEPVLKRGMLDIINESLETMQGALTRYKLAAHPPDILIGIPKSICRFYEFHKGPELIQMGQVIARDALDRFEAHQRENGGKNNGNGCKVVIR
- a CDS encoding alpha/beta hydrolase, with protein sequence MQYNSSGLVSPLIEATLNSARPITIKHQGQTWAGLAWGPADKAPWLAFHGWLDNAASFAQLATQLPDQHIIAVDLTGHGKSHFRTGEGAYLLWDYVADIRSILTGLNIEQASLMGHSLGAIVSAMYAGCYPEKVTRLILLDGLIPFTCRDEDTPQQLRKTLEQEPILVKSSRSYESIRQAVKVRQLQGKLSFEAAWLLTAYGLEPVTGGSYRWRYDSRLKLPSRWRLTEKQAGAFIQAIQAKLLLLVAEQGLFPDKLQQCANHWLAEAACIVVPGHHHFHLEQETVGKIADEVRHWLSE
- a CDS encoding alpha/beta fold hydrolase, with protein sequence MTPIHFSHANGFPGETYQALFQALEQLGFSVGYLSLHGHNPRFPVADNWLGLVDELIETIKQRHQRPVIAVGHSLGGVLSAFAAEQQPHLFKAVILLDSPVLTALDCSIVNLAKRLGLIDKITPAGRTKGRKSLWLNREEAKQYFTERSLFAQFTEQCLDDYVEHGLVDHNTGVTLRYDPEIEVSIYRTIPHIKLSKHYKVPTALLYGKQSDVIRRHQVSMMRRQRNFYVREVAGSHMFPLEDPTGTAGQIIHAIQQLRPGIPVN
- the sixA gene encoding phosphohistidine phosphatase SixA; this translates as MIQLLIMRHGDAVMTLPDDERALTPQGVQQVQQQASQLLQTQFIPDQIIASPLQRAQQTAELVAQAIAPEVRVNTLDSLTPNDSPQVVLQTLDAKAKSGELMLDTGCLLVVSHLPLVAVLTSLLVEGHQQRTFTYMTADVVALEAEVIAAGCCRLLKQLRV
- a CDS encoding DUF4389 domain-containing protein, translating into MDQSVKQNIKSDSQWLRVLFIVLYGIAYQVAELVVLFVVIIQILFALFTGEPNQKLIQFADGVNRFILQILQFITYKTDEKPFPFQDWPELSAELEQPSAHLKQPLVDSEKPAADR
- a CDS encoding NAD(P)H-dependent glycerol-3-phosphate dehydrogenase; translated protein: MKRILAVLGGGSFGTAIANILCHNGHQVKLWLRDQQLADHINHQHVNNRYFPDYPLHPALIATTDPVQTVADAELVFIATPSKAFRNTIHPIQQQLAGKYIVSTTKGIEADSFMLMSQILQQEIPTARVGVLSGPNLAKEIMAKGLTATVIASADNELRQLVQSVLHCDYFRVYGNDDMFGVELGGALKNIYAIVAGMAEAMGMGANTKSMLITRALAEMSRFAVNMGANPMTFIGLAGVGDLIVTCMSPLSRNFQVGMALGQGKSLEEAETALGQVAEGVNTLQLVKDKADQVGVYMPLVSGLYEVVVMKQPVEKVVRSLMLGEQKTDVDFSVTELLARQ